The following are encoded together in the Serratia odorifera genome:
- the djlA gene encoding co-chaperone DjlA — MQYWGKLLGVIVAIWSGAGFWGVVLGLIVGHMIDTARNNKRSRGFFADQQTRQTLFFRTTFQVMGHLTKSKGRVTEADIQIASLFMDRMQLHGAARTAAQQAFREGKQGNFPLRETLQQFRSICFGRFDLIRMFLEIQIQAAFADGSLHPNERQVLYVIAEELGISRAQFDQFLRMMEGGQQFGGGYQQQGGYSHGGHQQAQRGPTLEDACKVLGVDSSDDATTIKRAYRKLMSEHHPDKLVAKGLPPEMMEMAKQKAQEIQAAYDLIKREKGFK; from the coding sequence ATGCAGTATTGGGGAAAACTGCTCGGAGTCATTGTCGCCATTTGGTCTGGCGCGGGCTTCTGGGGCGTAGTTTTGGGGCTGATTGTCGGCCATATGATCGATACTGCGCGCAACAATAAGCGCAGCCGAGGCTTTTTCGCTGACCAGCAAACGCGGCAAACGTTGTTTTTCCGCACCACATTTCAGGTAATGGGGCACCTCACCAAATCAAAAGGGCGCGTTACCGAGGCTGACATACAAATCGCCAGCCTGTTTATGGATCGCATGCAGCTACACGGCGCAGCGCGTACCGCTGCCCAGCAGGCGTTTCGCGAAGGCAAGCAGGGTAATTTCCCGCTGCGTGAAACCCTGCAGCAGTTTCGCAGCATCTGTTTTGGTCGTTTCGATCTGATTAGGATGTTTCTGGAAATTCAGATCCAGGCGGCGTTTGCCGATGGTTCGCTGCACCCGAACGAACGTCAGGTGCTGTACGTGATTGCCGAAGAACTGGGTATTTCACGAGCCCAGTTCGATCAGTTCCTGCGCATGATGGAAGGCGGCCAGCAGTTCGGCGGCGGCTATCAGCAGCAGGGCGGTTATTCGCACGGCGGGCATCAGCAGGCGCAACGTGGGCCGACGCTGGAAGACGCCTGCAAGGTGCTGGGGGTCGACAGCAGTGATGACGCCACCACCATCAAGCGCGCCTACCGCAAGCTGATGAGCGAACACCACCCGGATAAACTGGTAGCAAAAGGCCTGCCGCCAGAAATGATGGAAATGGCCAAGCAGAAAGCGCAGGAGATTCAGGCGGCGTATGACCTGATCAAGCGTGAGAAAGGCTTCAAATAA
- the lptD gene encoding LPS assembly protein LptD yields the protein MKKSFPTLLATMIWTALYSQHALADLAEQCMLGVPTYDKPLVSGDPNSLPVTINSDDSRADYPGSALFSGDVKIEQGNSTLTAKQVELNQKQEPGQSDPIRTVTATGDVHYDDNQIKLKGPKAWSNLNTKDTDVYQGDYQMVGRQGRGDADKMKMRGQNRYTILENGTFTSCLPGDNSWSVVGSEVIHDREEQVAEIWNARFKIGGVPVFYSPYLQLPVGDKRRSGFLIPNAKYGSNNGFEFMLPYYWNIAPNFDATITPHYMTKRGLQLQNEFRYLTQPGAGTIEFDWLPNDSEYNKDNPQDSNDTRWLFYWNHSGVMDQVWRFNVDYTKVSDSQYFNDLDSLYGSTTDGYATQKFSAGYADENFDATISSKQFQIYDNTSRTSADTYKVLPQIDINYYKNDLGPFDFRVYGQAAKFVNINPYSPDATRLHLEPTLNLPLTNGWGSLNSEVKLMATHYQQDIPDGFAGNYKSRTGRDAPELDDSVNRVLPQFKVDGKMVFDRNMDWAKDFTQTLEPRLQYLYVPYRDQSNIYSYDSTLLQTDYSGLFRDRTYSGLDRIASQNRLAAGVTSRVYDDALVERFNVSVGQIYYFSRSRTGDQNSGYDNNDDTGSLVWAGDTYWKIDDRWGLRGGVQYDTRLDSVALGDAVLEYRQDENRMVQLNYRYASPEYIQATLPQVTSPGYQDGISQVGVTASWPIADRWAIVGAYYYDTRAQQSADQLVGLRYNTCCWAVNLGYERKITEWDTGNQSSKYDNKVSFNIELRGLSSDHSLGTGEMLRSGILPYQRAF from the coding sequence ATGAAAAAAAGTTTCCCAACACTGCTGGCCACGATGATTTGGACGGCACTCTACAGTCAGCATGCGCTGGCTGATCTGGCCGAGCAGTGCATGCTCGGCGTTCCTACCTATGACAAACCGCTGGTCAGCGGCGATCCCAACAGCCTGCCGGTAACCATCAATTCCGATGATTCCCGCGCCGACTATCCGGGTAGCGCGTTGTTCAGCGGTGATGTAAAAATCGAACAGGGCAACAGTACGCTGACGGCGAAACAGGTCGAGCTGAACCAGAAGCAGGAGCCGGGTCAAAGCGATCCAATCCGCACCGTCACCGCCACTGGCGATGTGCACTACGACGATAACCAAATCAAGCTGAAAGGGCCGAAGGCCTGGTCGAACCTGAACACCAAGGACACCGATGTCTACCAGGGTGATTACCAGATGGTCGGCCGTCAGGGGCGTGGTGATGCGGACAAGATGAAAATGCGCGGCCAGAATCGCTACACCATTCTGGAAAACGGCACCTTTACCTCTTGCCTGCCGGGCGACAACAGCTGGAGCGTAGTCGGTTCCGAAGTGATCCACGACCGTGAAGAGCAGGTCGCGGAAATATGGAATGCGCGCTTTAAAATCGGCGGTGTTCCGGTGTTCTACAGCCCGTATCTGCAATTGCCGGTGGGCGACAAGCGGCGTTCAGGCTTCCTGATCCCCAATGCGAAATATGGCAGCAATAACGGCTTTGAATTCATGCTGCCGTATTACTGGAACATTGCGCCCAACTTCGACGCCACCATTACGCCGCACTACATGACCAAACGCGGTTTGCAACTCCAGAACGAATTCCGTTACCTGACGCAACCGGGCGCCGGCACCATCGAATTTGACTGGCTGCCAAACGACAGCGAATACAACAAGGACAACCCGCAGGACAGCAACGATACCCGCTGGCTGTTCTACTGGAACCACAGCGGCGTCATGGATCAGGTGTGGCGCTTCAACGTTGACTACACCAAAGTCAGCGACTCGCAATACTTTAACGATCTGGACTCGCTGTACGGTTCCACTACCGATGGCTACGCGACGCAAAAATTCAGCGCCGGCTATGCCGATGAAAACTTCGACGCCACCATCTCGTCCAAGCAGTTCCAGATCTACGACAATACCAGCCGCACCAGTGCGGATACCTACAAGGTATTGCCGCAGATTGACATCAACTATTACAAGAACGACCTTGGTCCGTTCGACTTCCGCGTTTATGGTCAGGCGGCCAAGTTCGTCAACATTAACCCTTACAGCCCGGATGCCACACGTCTGCACCTTGAGCCGACGCTGAACCTGCCGTTGACCAACGGTTGGGGCTCGCTCAACAGCGAAGTGAAGCTGATGGCGACGCACTACCAGCAGGATATTCCGGACGGTTTCGCCGGCAACTACAAGAGCCGAACCGGTCGTGACGCGCCGGAGCTGGACGACTCGGTCAACCGGGTACTGCCGCAGTTCAAGGTTGACGGCAAGATGGTCTTCGACCGCAATATGGACTGGGCGAAGGACTTTACCCAGACGCTGGAACCGCGCCTGCAATACCTGTATGTGCCGTATCGCGATCAGAGCAACATCTATTCCTACGACTCCACGCTGCTGCAGACCGATTATTCCGGCCTGTTCCGCGACCGTACCTACAGCGGTCTGGATCGTATTGCTTCGCAGAACCGTCTGGCCGCCGGGGTAACGTCGCGCGTTTATGATGATGCGCTGGTTGAACGTTTCAACGTTTCTGTGGGTCAAATCTATTACTTCAGTCGTTCGCGCACCGGCGATCAGAACTCCGGTTACGACAACAATGATGACACCGGCAGCCTGGTATGGGCCGGCGACACCTATTGGAAGATCGACGATCGTTGGGGTCTGCGCGGCGGGGTGCAATACGACACCCGCCTCGACAGCGTGGCGCTCGGTGATGCAGTACTGGAGTACCGTCAGGACGAAAACCGTATGGTGCAGTTGAACTACCGCTACGCCAGCCCGGAATATATCCAGGCGACGTTGCCGCAGGTCACCAGCCCGGGCTATCAGGACGGCATTTCGCAGGTTGGCGTTACCGCCAGTTGGCCAATTGCCGATCGTTGGGCGATCGTCGGGGCTTACTACTACGATACTCGCGCGCAACAGTCCGCAGATCAACTGGTTGGCCTGCGTTACAACACCTGCTGCTGGGCGGTTAACCTCGGTTACGAACGCAAGATTACCGAATGGGATACGGGTAATCAGTCCAGCAAATATGACAACAAAGTTTCATTCAACATCGAACTGCGTGGCCTGAGCAGCGATCATAGTCTCGGCACCGGTGAAATGCTGCGTTCAGGCATTCTGCCATACCAACGTGCGTTTTGA
- the apaG gene encoding Co2+/Mg2+ efflux protein ApaG → MIDSPRVCVQVQSVYVESQSQPEDDRYVFAYTITIRNLGRFNVQLLGRYWLITNSNGRQTEVQGEGVVGEQPIIQPGSEFQYTSGAILETPLGTMEGHYEMVDHLGQSFRTAIPVFRLAIPTLIH, encoded by the coding sequence ATGATTGATTCACCCCGTGTGTGTGTTCAGGTACAAAGCGTATATGTGGAATCACAGTCGCAGCCGGAAGACGATCGCTATGTCTTCGCCTATACCATCACTATCCGCAATCTGGGGCGTTTCAACGTGCAATTGCTGGGCCGTTACTGGTTGATTACCAACAGCAACGGTCGGCAAACTGAAGTTCAGGGCGAAGGCGTGGTTGGCGAACAGCCAATCATTCAGCCCGGCAGTGAATTCCAATATACCAGCGGCGCGATCCTCGAAACGCCGCTGGGCACCATGGAAGGCCACTACGAGATGGTTGATCATCTGGGTCAGTCGTTCCGCACCGCTATTCCCGTCTTCCGACTCGCTATCCCAACGCTGATCCACTAA
- the apaH gene encoding bis(5'-nucleosyl)-tetraphosphatase (symmetrical) ApaH, producing MSTYLIGDVHGCFDELKSLLAQVSFDPQQDTLWLTGDLVARGPGSLEVLRFVRSLGPAVRMVLGNHDLHLLAVYAGISRNKPKDRITPLLEAPDADELINWLRRQPVLQVDEQQQLIMAHAGITPQWDIETAKICAREVEAVLSSDSYPLFLDAMYGDMPNNWSPELSGLARLRFSTNALTRMRYCFPNGQLDMISKDAPGTAPAPLKPWFALPRLVDPQYTIIFGHWASLEGKGTPDGIIALDTGCCWGGELTMLRWEDKRYFTQPSNRREMLDGSDTLAAS from the coding sequence ATGTCGACATATCTTATCGGCGACGTTCATGGTTGTTTCGATGAACTCAAGTCGCTATTAGCTCAGGTTTCTTTTGATCCGCAGCAGGATACGCTGTGGTTGACCGGCGATCTGGTGGCCCGAGGGCCGGGATCGCTGGAAGTGTTGCGTTTTGTGCGCTCGCTCGGCCCGGCAGTGCGCATGGTGTTGGGCAATCACGATCTGCATTTGCTGGCGGTGTACGCCGGCATTAGCCGCAATAAGCCCAAGGATCGCATTACTCCGTTGCTGGAAGCACCTGACGCCGACGAACTGATCAACTGGCTGCGTCGCCAACCGGTATTGCAGGTGGATGAGCAACAACAGCTGATCATGGCGCACGCCGGCATCACGCCGCAGTGGGACATCGAAACCGCCAAAATCTGCGCGCGCGAAGTGGAAGCGGTGCTCAGCAGCGACAGCTACCCGCTGTTCCTCGATGCGATGTACGGCGACATGCCGAACAACTGGAGTCCCGAGCTCAGCGGTCTGGCACGTTTGCGTTTTAGCACCAATGCCCTGACGCGCATGCGCTACTGCTTCCCGAATGGTCAACTGGACATGATCAGCAAAGACGCGCCGGGCACCGCGCCCGCGCCGCTAAAACCCTGGTTTGCCCTGCCGCGTCTGGTGGATCCGCAGTACACCATCATCTTCGGCCATTGGGCGTCGCTGGAGGGCAAGGGCACCCCTGACGGGATTATCGCGCTCGATACCGGCTGCTGCTGGGGTGGAGAGCTGACGATGTTGCGCTGGGAGGATAAACGCTACTTTACCCAGCCATCCAACCGGCGGGAGATGTTGGACGGCAGTGATACGCTGGCGGCGTCATAA
- a CDS encoding PhoX family protein yields the protein MTNKIEQLNADRLIDPTRRKLLLGSAGAVGLAGFLGGGILSVSAEALAEDLPANKLLGFKGIAASSADEVAIAPGYQAEVLISWGEPLVDGAAAFDANGGNSAADQEKQFGDNNDGMSFFPIDDRHGVMAINNEYVNEQYLFAHGGSKATSLEEVRKSQAGHGVSIVAVKRIGDTQRWEVERPSRYNRRITANSEMQFSGPAAGHPLLQTAADPSGRKVLGTFGNCANGKTPWGTYLTCEENFDTYFGTKQADYKTTPEQQRYTLNVSEPERNWPDFDDRFDVAKNPNEFNRHGWIVEIDPMNPTSTPIKHTALGRFKHENAAVTVARDGRLVVYMGDDERGEHIYKYVSKGKVDVANPANNRGLLDDGTLYVAQFDGDANGTPLKGKGRWIALEFGKNGLTPENGFRDAAEVLIFARKAAAQVGATKMDRPEWIAVNPHDGRAYCTLTNNSKRGEEGMPLNAANPRPKNVYGQIIRWDEGGDATAATFSWDIYVLCGNPIAYPEGVNRGTPNITAENTFNSPDGLGFDKAGRLWILTDGKYSNKGDFQGQGNNQMLVGDPQSGEIRRFMVGPKSCELTGITFTPDYKTMFVNVQHPGEEGDSHFPNNSPRPRSSVLMITRKDGGVIGA from the coding sequence ATGACCAATAAAATTGAGCAATTAAATGCCGATCGCCTGATCGATCCCACCCGTCGTAAATTGCTGCTGGGCAGCGCCGGCGCCGTTGGCCTGGCCGGTTTCCTCGGCGGCGGTATTTTGAGCGTATCGGCCGAAGCGTTGGCCGAGGATCTGCCGGCCAACAAGCTGCTGGGCTTTAAAGGGATTGCTGCTTCTAGCGCCGATGAGGTGGCGATCGCACCGGGATACCAGGCTGAAGTGCTGATCTCCTGGGGGGAGCCGTTGGTTGACGGCGCAGCGGCGTTTGATGCCAATGGCGGTAATAGCGCGGCCGATCAGGAAAAACAATTCGGCGATAACAACGATGGCATGAGCTTCTTCCCGATCGACGATCGTCACGGGGTGATGGCGATCAATAACGAATACGTTAACGAGCAGTACCTGTTCGCCCATGGCGGCAGCAAGGCCACCAGTCTGGAAGAGGTGCGCAAGTCTCAGGCCGGGCACGGCGTCTCGATTGTGGCGGTGAAACGCATTGGCGACACGCAGCGCTGGGAAGTCGAGCGCCCTTCGCGCTACAACCGCCGCATTACCGCCAATAGCGAAATGCAATTCAGTGGCCCGGCAGCCGGCCACCCGTTGCTGCAAACCGCAGCCGACCCGTCCGGCCGTAAGGTGCTGGGCACCTTTGGCAACTGCGCCAACGGCAAAACGCCGTGGGGCACCTATCTGACCTGCGAAGAGAACTTCGATACCTATTTCGGCACCAAACAGGCCGATTATAAAACCACGCCGGAACAGCAGCGCTACACGCTCAACGTCAGCGAGCCAGAACGTAACTGGCCGGATTTTGACGACCGTTTCGACGTGGCGAAGAACCCGAACGAATTTAACCGCCACGGTTGGATTGTGGAAATCGACCCGATGAATCCGACCTCGACGCCGATAAAACACACCGCGCTGGGGCGTTTTAAACATGAAAATGCCGCGGTAACCGTGGCCAGGGATGGGCGTCTGGTGGTGTATATGGGCGACGATGAACGCGGCGAGCATATCTATAAATACGTTTCCAAAGGTAAGGTTGACGTCGCCAACCCGGCGAATAACCGCGGCCTGCTGGATGACGGCACGCTGTACGTGGCGCAGTTTGACGGTGACGCCAACGGCACGCCGCTCAAAGGCAAAGGGCGCTGGATAGCGCTGGAGTTTGGCAAAAACGGCCTGACGCCGGAAAACGGCTTCCGTGATGCGGCAGAAGTGCTGATCTTTGCCCGCAAGGCTGCCGCGCAGGTTGGCGCCACTAAAATGGATCGCCCGGAATGGATCGCCGTCAACCCGCATGACGGGCGCGCCTACTGCACCTTGACCAACAACAGCAAGCGCGGCGAAGAAGGCATGCCGTTGAATGCCGCCAACCCGCGTCCAAAGAACGTTTACGGCCAGATTATCCGCTGGGACGAAGGCGGTGACGCGACGGCAGCAACGTTCTCATGGGACATTTATGTGCTGTGTGGCAACCCGATCGCCTATCCGGAAGGGGTCAACCGTGGCACGCCAAACATCACGGCTGAAAATACGTTTAACAGCCCGGATGGCCTGGGGTTCGATAAGGCAGGGCGTCTGTGGATCCTGACCGATGGCAAGTACAGTAATAAAGGCGATTTTCAGGGGCAGGGTAACAACCAGATGCTGGTGGGCGATCCGCAAAGCGGCGAGATCCGCCGCTTTATGGTCGGACCGAAGTCATGCGAACTGACCGGTATTACCTTCACGCCAGATTACAAAACGATGTTTGTTAACGTTCAGCACCCTGGAGAGGAAGGGGATTCTCACTTCCCGAATAACAGTCCGCGTCCACGCTCTTCGGTATTGATGATCACCCGCAAAGATGGCGGGGTGATTGGCGCCTGA
- the folA gene encoding type 3 dihydrofolate reductase, which produces MIISLIAALAADRVIGMENAMPWHLPADLAWFKRNTLNKPVIMGRKTFESIGRPLPGRHNIVLSSRAGVETGVTWATSLDEALAAAGDVEEVMVMGGGRIYSQFLARANRMYLTHIDAEVGGDTHFPDYEPDEWETSFSEFHDADEQNSHSYCFEILERR; this is translated from the coding sequence ATGATTATCAGCCTGATCGCTGCCTTGGCGGCGGATCGCGTAATTGGTATGGAAAACGCCATGCCATGGCATCTGCCAGCCGATTTGGCGTGGTTTAAACGTAACACGTTAAATAAGCCGGTCATTATGGGCCGCAAGACGTTTGAGTCGATTGGCCGCCCATTGCCGGGGCGCCATAATATCGTGTTGAGCAGCCGAGCGGGCGTTGAAACCGGCGTGACCTGGGCAACCTCGCTGGATGAAGCACTGGCTGCCGCGGGCGACGTGGAAGAAGTGATGGTGATGGGCGGCGGGCGTATCTATAGCCAGTTCCTGGCGCGTGCCAACCGCATGTATCTGACACACATCGACGCCGAAGTCGGTGGCGATACGCATTTCCCGGATTACGAACCAGACGAATGGGAAACCTCGTTTAGCGAATTCCATGACGCAGACGAGCAGAACTCGCACAGCTATTGTTTTGAAATTCTCGAACGTCGTTAA
- a CDS encoding threonine/serine exporter, with the protein MMLLWALGRDMLLAAVPALGFAMVFNVPLRALRYCALLGALGHGSRMLLMAGGINIEWASFLAAVLIGIIGIYWSRWLLAHPKVFTVAAVIPMFPGIPAYTAMITLVEISHLGYSEALMAVMVTHFLKACFIVGALSIGLSLPGLWLYRKRPGV; encoded by the coding sequence ATGATGCTGTTATGGGCGCTGGGGCGCGATATGCTGCTGGCGGCGGTGCCGGCGCTGGGGTTTGCCATGGTGTTCAACGTGCCGCTGCGCGCGCTGCGCTATTGCGCCTTGCTTGGTGCGTTGGGGCACGGCTCGCGCATGCTGCTGATGGCGGGGGGCATCAATATCGAATGGGCGTCGTTTCTGGCGGCGGTGCTGATTGGCATTATCGGTATATATTGGTCGCGCTGGTTGCTGGCGCATCCGAAAGTATTCACCGTGGCGGCGGTTATCCCGATGTTCCCTGGCATCCCAGCCTATACCGCTATGATTACGCTGGTGGAGATCTCACACCTTGGCTATAGCGAGGCGCTGATGGCGGTGATGGTGACGCATTTTCTCAAAGCCTGTTTTATCGTCGGCGCGTTGTCGATCGGCCTGTCGTTACCGGGATTATGGTTGTATCGCAAACGCCCGGGGGTATAG
- a CDS encoding threonine/serine ThrE exporter family protein has product MKQQAIISMPEPNRQQRDITRLCIQCALMLLQHGAESMVVEQLSTRLGLALGMDSVESSISANAVVLTTISNGACLTTTRKNIDRGINMQMVTEVQHVVILAEHRLADVGEVAKRLDKIRPLRYPRGLVVLMVALSCGCFSMLNGGGSDAFAVTFIASGLAMWVRQMLTARQMNPLINFCLTAFVATSASGLLLRLPWFNQTASVAMAASVLLLVPGFPLINAVADMFKGHVNTGLARWAMASLLTLATCIGVIMAMSLWGLRGWS; this is encoded by the coding sequence ATGAAGCAGCAAGCCATCATCAGCATGCCGGAGCCTAACCGGCAACAACGAGACATCACCCGACTGTGCATCCAATGCGCACTGATGCTGTTGCAGCACGGTGCCGAAAGCATGGTGGTTGAACAACTCTCCACCCGCCTCGGGCTGGCGTTGGGCATGGACAGCGTAGAAAGCTCGATTTCCGCCAACGCGGTGGTGCTGACGACCATCAGCAACGGAGCCTGTCTGACCACGACGCGCAAGAACATCGATCGCGGTATCAACATGCAGATGGTCACCGAGGTGCAGCACGTGGTGATTCTGGCGGAACATCGGCTGGCGGACGTCGGCGAGGTGGCAAAGCGCCTCGACAAGATCCGCCCGCTGCGTTACCCACGCGGTCTGGTGGTATTGATGGTGGCACTCTCCTGCGGTTGCTTCAGCATGCTTAACGGCGGCGGTAGCGATGCGTTCGCCGTGACCTTTATCGCCAGTGGTCTGGCGATGTGGGTACGGCAGATGTTGACCGCTCGGCAGATGAACCCGCTGATCAACTTCTGCCTGACGGCGTTTGTCGCCACGTCGGCATCCGGCTTGCTGCTGCGTCTGCCGTGGTTTAATCAGACGGCCAGCGTGGCGATGGCCGCCAGCGTATTGCTGCTGGTGCCGGGCTTTCCGCTGATCAATGCGGTGGCGGATATGTTCAAGGGGCATGTCAATACCGGCCTGGCGCGCTGGGCAATGGCCAGCCTGTTAACCCTCGCCACCTGCATTGGCGTAATAATGGCGATGTCGCTGTGGGGTTTGCGGGGGTGGTCATGA
- a CDS encoding LysE family translocator, with amino-acid sequence MLETTLFVAGIATLGMLSPGPDFFLVIKNAARYPRLAAMMTACGVIFGVATHMSYCVAGLAVVITTTPWLFNLLKYAGAAYLIWVGIQALLSRGGGKMNVSNLPQQQVSLKNAFMQGYLCNLLNPKATLFFLAVFTQVLQIDSGIGEKLWYAGIILGLSALWWPLLVYLIQSGPVRRGLEKVQKVVDKLLGGMLIALGIKVALS; translated from the coding sequence ATGCTTGAAACCACACTGTTCGTCGCCGGGATCGCCACGCTGGGCATGTTGTCGCCGGGGCCGGATTTTTTCCTGGTGATCAAGAACGCCGCACGTTATCCACGGCTGGCGGCGATGATGACCGCCTGCGGCGTGATTTTCGGCGTCGCGACCCATATGTCGTACTGCGTCGCCGGGCTGGCGGTGGTGATTACCACCACGCCGTGGCTGTTTAACCTGCTGAAATATGCCGGTGCGGCCTACCTTATCTGGGTTGGCATCCAGGCGTTGCTGTCACGCGGCGGCGGTAAAATGAACGTCAGTAATCTGCCACAGCAGCAGGTCAGCCTGAAAAATGCCTTTATGCAGGGTTATCTGTGCAATCTGCTGAACCCAAAGGCTACGCTGTTCTTCCTGGCGGTGTTCACCCAGGTGTTGCAGATCGACTCCGGCATCGGTGAAAAATTGTGGTATGCGGGGATAATCCTTGGCCTGTCGGCGCTGTGGTGGCCGCTGCTGGTATATCTGATTCAAAGCGGGCCGGTACGCCGCGGGTTGGAAAAAGTGCAGAAGGTGGTCGATAAACTGCTGGGCGGCATGTTGATTGCGCTTGGGATTAAGGTCGCACTGAGCTAA
- the kefC gene encoding glutathione-regulated potassium-efflux system protein KefC, translating to MDNHGMMLEGLIYLGSAGLLVPIAVRLGLGSVLGYLIAGCIIGPWGLKLVSDAESILTFAEIGVVLMLFIIGLELDPKRLWTLRASVFGGGGLQMAGCGLVLSAFCYFLGLDWKVALLIGLALALSSTAIAMQAMSERNLTPSPIGRGAFAVLLFQDIAAIPLVAMIPLLANSGAATTLEAFALSAAKVVGALALVVLLGRYVTRPLLHFVARSGMREVFSAVALFLVFGFGILLEMAGLSMAMGAFLAGVLLASSEYRHALESDIQPFKGLLLGLFFIGVGMSIDFGTLFSHPLLIATLLLGFMLLKAAMLWLIAPLLGVPKRQRGLFAILLGQGSEFAFVIFGAAQMAGVLPVEWAKALTLAVALSMAATPLLLVIAARRENNAPKDDRPADVIDEENASVIIAGFGRFGQIAGRLLLANGVHTVVLDHDPDHIETLRKFGTKVFYGDATRADLLEAAGAEHAKVLINAIDDVEANLQLTELAKRHFPHLKVVARARDVDHWYQLRQLGVENPERETFESSLRIGRETLELLGLDAYEAREKADTFRRYNLQMLEAMMENYEDTEFRIATLQRAKEMLSTAIEQDRSRLVRVQQTGWRGSIDGKAPEDEVVEAKG from the coding sequence ATGGATAATCACGGCATGATGCTTGAAGGGCTGATCTATCTGGGATCGGCAGGTCTGTTGGTGCCGATCGCGGTGCGACTGGGATTGGGATCGGTACTGGGGTACCTGATTGCCGGCTGTATCATCGGCCCATGGGGGCTGAAGCTGGTATCAGATGCCGAATCGATCCTGACCTTTGCGGAAATCGGCGTGGTGCTGATGCTGTTCATTATCGGATTGGAGCTGGATCCGAAACGGTTATGGACGCTGCGCGCGTCGGTGTTTGGCGGTGGCGGATTACAGATGGCCGGCTGCGGGCTGGTGCTCAGTGCATTCTGTTATTTCTTGGGACTGGACTGGAAAGTGGCGCTGCTGATTGGCCTGGCGCTGGCGCTGTCTTCTACCGCCATTGCCATGCAGGCGATGAGCGAACGTAACCTGACGCCGTCGCCGATTGGCCGCGGTGCTTTTGCGGTGCTGTTGTTCCAGGACATCGCGGCAATTCCGCTGGTGGCGATGATCCCGCTGTTGGCCAATAGCGGCGCGGCTACCACGCTGGAAGCCTTTGCGCTGTCAGCGGCAAAGGTGGTCGGAGCGCTGGCGCTGGTAGTGTTGCTGGGCCGTTATGTGACGCGGCCGCTGCTGCATTTTGTCGCACGTTCCGGCATGCGTGAAGTGTTCAGCGCCGTGGCGTTGTTCCTGGTTTTCGGCTTCGGCATTTTGCTGGAAATGGCCGGTTTATCGATGGCGATGGGGGCGTTCCTTGCCGGGGTACTGCTGGCAAGCTCGGAATACCGCCATGCGCTAGAAAGCGACATTCAGCCGTTCAAAGGCCTGCTGCTTGGCCTGTTCTTTATCGGCGTGGGCATGTCGATCGACTTTGGCACGCTGTTCAGTCATCCGCTGTTGATCGCCACGCTGCTGTTGGGTTTTATGTTGCTGAAGGCCGCCATGCTGTGGCTGATTGCGCCGCTGCTGGGCGTGCCGAAGCGTCAGCGCGGGCTGTTCGCCATTCTGCTTGGCCAGGGCAGTGAATTTGCCTTTGTGATTTTCGGCGCAGCGCAAATGGCCGGCGTGCTGCCGGTGGAGTGGGCGAAAGCGCTGACGCTGGCGGTGGCACTGTCAATGGCGGCAACGCCACTGCTGCTGGTTATCGCCGCCCGACGGGAGAACAATGCGCCGAAGGACGATCGTCCGGCGGATGTGATCGATGAAGAGAACGCCAGCGTCATCATCGCCGGTTTTGGCCGGTTTGGCCAGATCGCCGGTCGCTTGCTGTTGGCCAACGGGGTACACACCGTGGTACTGGATCACGATCCGGATCATATCGAAACGCTGCGCAAGTTCGGCACCAAAGTGTTTTATGGCGATGCCACGCGCGCCGATCTGCTGGAGGCCGCTGGCGCAGAGCACGCCAAAGTGCTGATTAACGCCATCGATGACGTGGAGGCCAACCTGCAACTGACCGAGCTGGCCAAACGCCATTTCCCGCACTTGAAGGTGGTGGCGCGCGCGCGCGACGTCGACCACTGGTATCAGCTGCGACAGTTGGGCGTGGAAAACCCGGAACGCGAGACGTTCGAAAGCTCGCTGCGCATTGGCCGCGAAACCCTGGAATTGCTGGGGCTGGATGCCTACGAGGCGCGTGAGAAAGCGGACACTTTCCGCCGTTACAATCTGCAAATGCTGGAAGCGATGATGGAGAATTACGAAGATACCGAATTCCGCATCGCCACCTTGCAGCGGGCGAAGGAGATGCTCAGTACCGCCATCGAACAGGATCGGTCGCGTCTGGTACGGGTTCAGCAAACCGGCTGGCGCGGCAGCATCGACGGCAAGGCGCCGGAAGACGAGGTGGTGGAAGCCAAAGGGTAA